One Paraburkholderia flagellata genomic window carries:
- a CDS encoding carbohydrate ABC transporter permease, which translates to MKKKFRFPRVGIPLLALIWLAVTTIPFIFMVVSSFKSQEETFATNVWAPPTHLFWGNYAAVLQGPFFTYFRNSVFTVGVSVALIVIISAMAAYVFARMRFTLNKMLFGLVVAGMIVPLHATLVPIYLLTRNLGLYDTPFALLGPYVALSLPVSIFILTEFMRQIPRELEEAAQLDGCSPFRIFWRIFFPLSGPGLATVAIFNGIGLWNEFIFAYMLTSTAEHRTLPLAIWDFMGQYASNIPSMLSVLVLTSLPLIVAYAFGQERVIKGMMAGSLKG; encoded by the coding sequence ATGAAGAAGAAATTCCGCTTCCCGCGTGTGGGGATTCCGCTCCTCGCGCTGATCTGGCTGGCCGTCACGACGATCCCGTTCATCTTCATGGTCGTGTCGAGCTTCAAGAGCCAGGAAGAAACCTTCGCGACGAACGTGTGGGCGCCGCCGACCCATCTGTTCTGGGGCAATTACGCGGCCGTGCTGCAGGGACCGTTCTTCACGTATTTCCGCAACAGCGTGTTTACGGTGGGCGTTTCCGTGGCGCTGATCGTCATCATCAGCGCGATGGCCGCCTATGTGTTTGCGCGCATGCGCTTCACGCTGAACAAGATGCTCTTCGGGCTCGTAGTTGCCGGCATGATCGTGCCGCTGCATGCCACGCTGGTGCCGATCTATCTGCTCACGCGCAATCTCGGTCTCTACGACACACCGTTCGCACTTCTCGGCCCTTATGTGGCTCTCAGTCTGCCGGTGTCGATCTTCATCCTGACCGAGTTCATGCGCCAGATTCCGCGCGAGCTCGAAGAAGCCGCTCAGCTCGACGGCTGCAGTCCGTTCCGCATTTTCTGGCGTATTTTCTTCCCGCTTTCGGGGCCGGGGCTCGCCACTGTGGCCATTTTCAACGGCATTGGTCTCTGGAACGAGTTCATCTTCGCGTACATGCTCACATCGACGGCCGAGCACCGCACGCTGCCGCTCGCGATCTGGGATTTCATGGGGCAATACGCGTCGAACATACCTTCGATGCTGTCTGTTCTCGTGCTCACGTCGTTGCCGCTGATCGTTGCCTACGCATTCGGTCAGGAGCGCGTGATCAAGGGGATGATGGCCGGCTCGCTCAAGGGCTGA
- a CDS encoding LacI family DNA-binding transcriptional regulator — MAKQTPTLEHVAKLAGVSQMTASRALNGRPGVSRETRDEVLRIASDIGYVVNRTAQKLSGGRNGIIGIITPTLDTQFSSELVLGAGRAARGAGMEMLVYTVFDEDRHAHHDLLGLIQQFSDGILAILPRESLCLEALATAKVPVVVVDQRGTLTGFPSVSVDNYGGACLAVEHLAELGHKRIAFLAGDETIEGVRDRQRGYRDTLAKLGLPREDALVAAGDLSQMMAFDVTFDLLNLSDPPTAIFTANDQSAFGVIAAVREAGLRVPDDISVIGFDDIPMSEQFHPALTTIRQPFQQMARSAVNTLLAQIAGIDAASQRITLPAELVVRDSTGPVKTRHRRSRHQIVST; from the coding sequence ATGGCAAAGCAAACTCCCACGCTTGAGCACGTCGCCAAGCTGGCCGGCGTGTCGCAGATGACCGCGTCGCGCGCGCTCAACGGACGCCCGGGCGTGTCGCGCGAAACGCGCGACGAAGTGCTGAGAATCGCTTCCGATATCGGCTATGTCGTGAACCGCACTGCGCAGAAACTTTCCGGCGGCCGCAACGGCATCATCGGCATCATCACGCCCACGCTCGACACGCAGTTCTCGAGCGAACTGGTGCTCGGCGCGGGCCGCGCGGCACGCGGCGCGGGCATGGAAATGCTCGTGTACACCGTGTTCGACGAAGACCGCCATGCGCATCATGATCTGCTCGGGTTGATTCAACAGTTTTCGGACGGCATTCTCGCCATCCTGCCGCGCGAATCGCTCTGCCTCGAAGCGCTCGCCACGGCCAAAGTGCCGGTGGTGGTGGTCGATCAGCGCGGCACGCTCACGGGCTTTCCTTCGGTATCCGTCGATAACTACGGCGGCGCGTGTCTCGCGGTCGAACATCTCGCGGAACTCGGTCACAAGCGCATTGCATTTCTCGCCGGCGACGAAACCATCGAGGGGGTGCGCGACCGTCAACGCGGCTATCGCGACACGCTCGCCAAGCTCGGCTTGCCGCGCGAAGACGCGCTGGTCGCCGCGGGCGATCTCTCGCAAATGATGGCGTTCGACGTCACGTTCGATCTGCTCAACCTCTCCGATCCACCCACCGCGATCTTCACGGCCAACGACCAGAGCGCGTTCGGCGTGATCGCCGCGGTCAGGGAAGCGGGCCTGCGCGTGCCCGACGACATTTCCGTGATCGGGTTCGACGACATTCCCATGTCCGAGCAGTTTCATCCCGCCCTCACAACGATTCGCCAGCCGTTCCAGCAAATGGCGCGCTCGGCGGTCAATACGCTGCTCGCGCAGATCGCCGGCATCGACGCCGCTTCGCAGCGCATCACGCTGCCCGCGGAACTGGTGGTGCGCGACTCGACCGGTCCGGTCAAGACGCGGCACCGCCGCTCGCGTCACCAGATCGTTTCGACGTAA
- a CDS encoding glycoside hydrolase family 3 N-terminal domain-containing protein — MSLEHTTEVPVYRRADAPTGQRVADLLARMTLDEKIAQLHAAWLKLSADGEHKARSIDFAQSANSLTVDQILEHGLGQITRPLGTHTVDPKEGVRALNELQRKMVEDTRLGIPVMSHEECLVGLMIKDATLFPSPLNYAATWNPSLVGEVGRIIGEQARSIGCHQGLAPVLDVSRDPRWGRTEETLGEDPYLVGVLACHYVNGLQGERRDVLATLKHFVGHSASEGARNHAPVHVGPRELNDVFLLPFEMAVKLAHAGSIMPAYHDIDGVPCHGDRTLLHDTLREKWGFEGLVVADYAAVDLLYSHHAVAHDSASAAALAFNSGLDVELPGHECAVHLKEALERGEITEATIDTAVSRVLRTKFELGLFENPYVDPERVDVKGTAAADTAYQVALESAVLLRNEGGVLPLHADGAEKIAVIGPTADDPLALLAGYSFPVHLINSGEQSVASIATPLGALRALLGEERVLHAKGCDIIKERRAGAPVFPGDVSLDLSGSANRDELISEDTEGIAGAVEAARQAGVAIVFVGDLAGLFQSGTVGEGSDTDSLELPGVQLQLLTAVVESGTPTVVVMTGGRPYNLGGLEDRIAAQIMAFAPGERGAEALADLLVGRANFSGRMPLSVPKSAGAVPYVYNHRLKSAGTPVAYHFGSRYPFGSGLGYTQFRYGDLAVAQREVALEDGTVELSFTVENIGERDGTEIVQIYVRDQHASVARPVRELKAFARVPLAAGASARVRVTLPVDMLNFTDARGERIVEPGEFDLMVGSSSRDIHLRGTVTVAGNAVRTLPRDWRMLSAVEVVS, encoded by the coding sequence ATGTCGCTTGAACACACCACTGAGGTTCCGGTTTATCGACGCGCCGACGCGCCGACCGGGCAACGCGTGGCCGATCTGCTCGCGCGCATGACGCTCGACGAAAAAATTGCCCAGCTTCACGCCGCGTGGCTGAAGCTGTCCGCCGACGGCGAGCACAAGGCGCGGAGCATCGATTTCGCGCAAAGCGCCAACAGCCTCACTGTGGACCAGATTCTGGAGCATGGCCTTGGCCAGATCACGCGTCCGCTCGGCACGCATACGGTCGACCCCAAAGAGGGCGTGCGCGCGCTCAACGAGCTGCAGCGCAAGATGGTCGAAGACACGCGCCTGGGCATTCCCGTCATGTCGCACGAGGAATGCCTCGTCGGCCTGATGATCAAGGACGCTACGCTCTTTCCCTCGCCGCTGAACTACGCGGCGACGTGGAACCCGAGTCTCGTGGGGGAAGTCGGGCGCATCATCGGCGAGCAGGCGCGCTCGATTGGCTGCCATCAGGGTCTGGCGCCCGTGCTCGACGTGTCGCGCGATCCGCGCTGGGGCCGCACGGAGGAAACGCTCGGCGAAGATCCGTATCTGGTTGGCGTGCTCGCGTGCCACTACGTGAACGGCCTGCAAGGCGAGCGGCGCGATGTGCTCGCCACGCTCAAGCACTTCGTCGGTCACTCCGCAAGCGAAGGCGCCCGCAATCATGCGCCGGTGCACGTCGGCCCGCGTGAGTTGAACGACGTGTTCCTGCTGCCGTTCGAAATGGCGGTCAAGCTCGCGCACGCGGGCTCGATCATGCCGGCTTACCACGATATCGACGGCGTGCCTTGCCACGGCGACCGCACGCTGCTGCACGATACGCTGCGCGAGAAGTGGGGTTTCGAAGGTCTCGTCGTCGCGGATTATGCTGCCGTAGACCTGCTCTACAGCCATCATGCGGTGGCGCACGACAGCGCGTCGGCGGCGGCGCTCGCGTTCAATTCGGGACTCGACGTCGAGCTGCCGGGGCACGAGTGCGCCGTCCATCTGAAGGAAGCGCTCGAACGCGGCGAGATCACCGAAGCGACGATCGACACCGCGGTTTCGCGCGTGTTGCGCACGAAGTTCGAGCTTGGCCTGTTCGAGAATCCGTACGTCGACCCGGAGCGCGTGGATGTGAAAGGCACGGCGGCTGCCGATACGGCGTACCAGGTCGCGCTCGAGTCAGCGGTCCTGCTGCGCAACGAAGGCGGCGTGCTGCCTTTGCATGCAGATGGCGCGGAGAAAATCGCGGTGATCGGCCCGACCGCCGACGACCCCCTTGCGCTGCTCGCCGGATACAGCTTCCCGGTGCACCTCATCAACTCGGGCGAGCAGTCGGTGGCTTCGATCGCGACGCCCCTGGGCGCACTGCGCGCGCTGCTCGGCGAGGAGCGCGTGCTGCATGCCAAGGGTTGCGACATCATCAAGGAACGCCGTGCGGGCGCGCCGGTTTTCCCGGGCGACGTGTCGCTCGACCTGAGCGGCAGCGCCAACCGCGACGAATTGATCAGTGAGGATACCGAAGGCATTGCGGGCGCAGTCGAAGCCGCGCGCCAGGCGGGCGTGGCAATCGTATTCGTCGGCGATCTGGCGGGGTTGTTCCAGTCCGGTACGGTGGGCGAAGGGTCCGACACGGACAGCCTCGAACTCCCGGGCGTGCAACTGCAATTGCTCACGGCCGTGGTCGAGAGCGGTACGCCAACCGTTGTCGTGATGACGGGCGGCCGCCCGTACAACCTCGGTGGTCTCGAAGATCGCATTGCCGCGCAGATCATGGCGTTCGCGCCAGGCGAGCGCGGCGCCGAGGCGCTTGCCGATCTGCTGGTGGGCCGCGCCAATTTCAGCGGCCGCATGCCGCTCTCGGTGCCGAAGAGCGCAGGCGCCGTGCCGTATGTGTACAACCATCGCCTCAAGAGCGCGGGCACGCCGGTTGCCTACCACTTCGGAAGCCGCTATCCGTTTGGTTCCGGCCTTGGCTACACGCAGTTCCGCTACGGCGATCTCGCCGTGGCGCAACGCGAAGTCGCGCTGGAAGACGGCACGGTCGAACTGAGCTTCACGGTTGAAAACATCGGCGAGCGCGACGGCACGGAGATCGTGCAGATCTACGTGCGCGACCAGCACGCATCGGTGGCCCGGCCCGTGCGCGAACTGAAGGCGTTTGCGCGCGTGCCGCTCGCGGCGGGCGCGTCGGCGCGCGTGCGCGTGACGCTGCCGGTCGACATGCTCAATTTCACCGATGCTCGTGGCGAGCGCATCGTCGAGCCGGGCGAATTCGATTTGATGGTGGGCAGTTCGAGCCGCGACATCCATCTGCGCGGCACCGTCACGGTCGCGGGCAACGCGGTGCGCACGCTCCCGCGTGACTGGCGCATGCTGAGCGCCGTCGAGGTCGTATCGTAA
- a CDS encoding SDR family NAD(P)-dependent oxidoreductase, whose amino-acid sequence MSYAIYPSLADKTVVITGGGSGIGAAVVEAFAQQGARVFFLDVAEHDSLALQETLRHAKHPPLFRHCDLRSVDAIEGVFASIVDVAGPIDVLVNNAGNDDRHDIGELTANYWDERIAVNLRHQFFCAQAAARGMRQAGRGVILNFGSVSWHVALPNLPIYLTAKAGIEGLTRGLARDLGGAGIRVNCIIPGAVKTPRQMNLWQTPESEAKVVAGQCLPLRIEPEHVARMALFLASDDASRCSGRDYFVDCGWYGE is encoded by the coding sequence ATGTCGTACGCAATCTATCCGAGCCTGGCGGACAAAACCGTCGTTATCACCGGCGGCGGCAGCGGTATCGGCGCTGCGGTCGTCGAGGCGTTCGCGCAGCAAGGCGCCCGCGTGTTCTTCCTCGACGTGGCCGAACACGATTCGCTCGCGCTTCAGGAAACGCTTCGTCATGCGAAGCATCCGCCGCTGTTCAGGCACTGCGATCTGCGCAGCGTCGACGCGATCGAAGGCGTGTTCGCTTCCATTGTCGATGTTGCGGGCCCGATCGACGTGCTCGTGAACAACGCGGGCAACGACGACCGCCATGATATCGGCGAACTCACTGCGAACTACTGGGACGAGCGCATCGCCGTGAACCTGCGCCACCAGTTCTTCTGCGCGCAGGCTGCCGCGAGGGGCATGCGCCAGGCGGGGCGCGGCGTGATCCTGAACTTCGGTTCGGTGTCGTGGCACGTCGCATTGCCGAATCTGCCGATTTATCTGACTGCAAAGGCCGGCATTGAAGGCCTCACGCGCGGCCTTGCGCGCGATCTGGGCGGCGCGGGTATTCGTGTGAACTGCATCATTCCGGGCGCGGTAAAAACGCCGCGGCAAATGAACCTGTGGCAAACGCCGGAGAGCGAGGCGAAGGTGGTCGCAGGACAGTGTCTGCCACTGCGCATCGAGCCTGAGCACGTCGCGCGCATGGCGCTGTTCCTCGCTTCCGACGACGCCTCGCGCTGCTCCGGTCGCGACTACTTCGTCGACTGTGGTTGGTACGGAGAATGA
- a CDS encoding ABC transporter ATP-binding protein, with translation MASISLNNVQKAYASGNAVIRDANLEVGKNEFCVFLGPSGCGKSTLLRMIAGLESITDGELRIDGQRMNEVEPAKRKVAMVFQNYALYPHMSVYENMAFGLRQAKVDKAVIDKKVRSAAAALQLDTYLERRPAALSGGQRQRVAIGRAIVREPGVFLFDEPLSNLDAALRVQTRTEIARLHREFSEASAVYVTHDQVEAMALADRIVLMQAGAHMERHGSVAQVGAPLDLYHHPKSRFVAGFIGSPKMNFFAGTLVGGDDGGVVIDLESGERVRARVDGSRARAGMKVTLGVRPEHLRVAVDPRNEQTLASRVKLVEHMGEHSYIHATQTGQAATTLIAKVPGDSALTHDEAVSLALPPEACHVFDDHDMALRRLI, from the coding sequence ATGGCAAGCATTTCTCTCAATAACGTACAGAAGGCCTACGCGAGCGGCAACGCGGTGATTCGCGACGCCAACCTCGAAGTCGGCAAGAACGAATTCTGCGTGTTCCTCGGGCCGTCGGGCTGCGGCAAGTCCACGCTGCTGCGCATGATCGCCGGTCTCGAATCGATCACTGACGGTGAGTTGCGCATCGACGGCCAACGCATGAACGAGGTCGAACCCGCAAAGCGCAAGGTCGCGATGGTGTTCCAGAATTACGCGCTCTATCCGCATATGAGCGTGTACGAGAACATGGCATTCGGTCTGCGTCAGGCGAAGGTCGACAAGGCCGTGATCGACAAGAAGGTGCGCAGCGCCGCTGCGGCACTGCAACTCGATACGTATCTCGAACGCCGCCCTGCGGCGCTCTCCGGCGGCCAGCGCCAGCGTGTGGCGATCGGGCGCGCCATCGTGCGCGAGCCGGGGGTGTTCCTGTTCGACGAACCGCTGTCGAATCTCGACGCCGCGCTGCGCGTGCAGACGCGCACGGAAATCGCGCGTCTGCATCGCGAGTTCAGTGAAGCGAGCGCCGTGTATGTAACGCACGACCAGGTCGAAGCGATGGCGCTGGCCGATCGCATCGTGCTCATGCAAGCAGGTGCGCACATGGAGCGGCACGGCAGCGTTGCGCAGGTCGGAGCGCCGCTCGATCTGTATCACCATCCGAAGAGCCGCTTTGTCGCGGGCTTCATCGGCTCGCCCAAGATGAACTTCTTCGCCGGCACGCTCGTGGGCGGCGACGATGGCGGCGTGGTCATCGACCTCGAAAGCGGCGAACGCGTGCGTGCGCGTGTGGACGGCTCGCGTGCGCGCGCTGGCATGAAGGTGACGCTTGGCGTGCGTCCGGAACATCTGCGCGTGGCCGTCGATCCGCGCAATGAACAGACGCTGGCGAGTCGTGTGAAGCTTGTCGAGCATATGGGCGAGCACAGCTATATCCATGCGACGCAAACGGGCCAGGCCGCAACGACCCTGATCGCCAAGGTGCCCGGTGACAGCGCGTTGACGCACGACGAAGCGGTCAGCCTCGCGCTGCCACCCGAGGCTTGCCACGTTTTCGACGATCACGACATGGCGCTGCGGCGTCTCATCTAG
- a CDS encoding extracellular solute-binding protein has product MAYPGFSKARAIAGATALLFSLSAVVSSAVAADSKTITVWDQQTNASSSKIIRDASERFEKSQPGYKVENSHVLNEAYKTKLKVAFGANQPPCVFENWGGGGLQEYVKSGQIVDLTPYLNKDPAYRSRFMQSSWNVTTFGGKTYGVAAENAAAAVIFYNKEVFKKYGITPPKTWDELMHVVDVLKSHGVAAFSLANKNKWTGSMYYMYLVDRIGGPQVVSDAIEGKGKGFEDPAFIEAGKRIQELVKAGAFAPGINGLDYDSGASRRLLYTGKAAMELMGAWEASTIANENPTFSKDLDFFPFPSVPGGKGDPRDLIGTVGDGFLSISAECKTPDAAFKLIQSLTDEQAMQARASDDHKLPPVNNVKIEDPFTQRLQQLLAAAPSVQLWYDQALPPALGELHKDTTQALFGLSLTPEAAAQQMEAASKKGG; this is encoded by the coding sequence ATGGCGTACCCAGGTTTCTCAAAGGCGCGGGCGATAGCCGGCGCCACGGCACTGCTGTTTTCACTGTCCGCGGTCGTTTCGAGCGCCGTTGCGGCGGATTCCAAAACGATCACGGTATGGGATCAACAGACCAATGCGTCGTCGAGCAAGATCATTCGCGACGCTTCGGAGCGCTTCGAAAAGTCGCAGCCGGGCTACAAGGTCGAGAATTCGCACGTTTTGAACGAGGCCTACAAGACGAAGCTGAAGGTCGCGTTCGGCGCGAACCAGCCGCCGTGCGTGTTCGAGAACTGGGGCGGCGGCGGTCTGCAGGAGTATGTGAAATCCGGCCAGATCGTCGACCTCACGCCGTACCTGAACAAGGACCCGGCGTATCGCAGCCGCTTCATGCAGTCGTCGTGGAACGTCACGACGTTCGGCGGCAAGACCTACGGCGTAGCCGCCGAAAACGCGGCTGCCGCAGTGATCTTCTACAACAAGGAAGTGTTCAAGAAGTACGGCATCACGCCGCCGAAGACGTGGGATGAACTGATGCACGTCGTCGATGTGCTGAAGTCGCACGGCGTGGCAGCGTTCTCGCTCGCGAACAAGAACAAGTGGACGGGCTCGATGTACTACATGTACCTCGTCGACCGTATCGGTGGTCCGCAAGTCGTGAGCGACGCGATCGAAGGCAAGGGCAAGGGCTTCGAAGATCCGGCGTTCATCGAAGCCGGCAAGCGCATTCAGGAACTCGTGAAGGCAGGCGCGTTCGCGCCGGGCATCAACGGTCTCGACTATGACTCGGGTGCTTCGCGCCGCCTGCTGTACACGGGCAAGGCTGCGATGGAACTGATGGGCGCCTGGGAAGCTTCGACGATCGCGAACGAAAATCCGACGTTTTCGAAGGATCTCGACTTCTTCCCGTTCCCGAGCGTGCCGGGCGGCAAGGGTGACCCGCGCGACCTGATCGGCACGGTGGGCGACGGCTTCCTGAGCATTTCGGCCGAGTGCAAGACGCCTGACGCCGCCTTCAAGCTGATCCAGTCGCTCACCGACGAGCAGGCGATGCAGGCACGCGCGTCGGATGACCACAAGCTCCCGCCGGTCAATAACGTCAAGATCGAAGATCCGTTCACGCAGCGTCTGCAGCAACTGCTCGCGGCGGCGCCGAGCGTGCAGCTCTGGTACGACCAGGCATTGCCGCCGGCACTGGGCGAACTGCACAAGGACACGACGCAGGCGCTGTTCGGTCTGTCGCTCACGCCTGAGGCGGCTGCGCAGCAAATGGAAGCCGCTTCGAAGAAGGGCGGTTGA
- a CDS encoding carbohydrate ABC transporter permease, producing the protein MNIALSATPERRLKLSSQTLVTVVFLAPSLLLLAVFLLYPLVSSLRLSLLDWNGLGNTARYTGLANWARLAHDTVFWQSLKNNVILAVASIVIQLPIALALAVLLEKAGRGSRVLKVLYFLPLLMSSVAIGVLFKQIYDPNFGPLNVALQAFGLDGLAKDWLGDPHFSLGATIAVIIWQNAPFYMILFLAGLSSMPAEVNEAALLDGASEWTIFWRIKLPHLQGTVRTAVLLSVLGSLRYFDLVFVMTGGGPEGSSEVMATYMYRTVFSSFQLGYGSTIGSAMFLIVIAVAAVSMYFTRRYATEV; encoded by the coding sequence GTGAATATCGCACTTTCCGCTACACCTGAACGCCGGCTGAAGCTTTCGTCGCAAACGCTCGTGACGGTCGTGTTTCTTGCGCCGTCGCTGCTGCTGCTGGCCGTGTTCCTGCTTTATCCGCTCGTGTCCAGCCTGCGGCTGTCGCTGCTCGACTGGAACGGCCTCGGCAACACCGCCCGCTATACCGGGCTCGCGAACTGGGCGCGGCTCGCCCACGATACGGTGTTCTGGCAATCGCTCAAGAACAACGTGATTCTCGCGGTCGCCTCGATCGTCATTCAGCTCCCTATCGCGCTCGCGCTCGCCGTGCTGTTGGAAAAGGCCGGCCGTGGCTCGCGCGTGCTCAAGGTGCTCTATTTCCTGCCACTGCTCATGTCGAGCGTGGCAATCGGCGTGCTGTTCAAGCAGATCTACGATCCGAATTTCGGACCCCTGAACGTCGCGCTGCAGGCGTTCGGGCTGGATGGTCTCGCGAAAGACTGGCTGGGCGACCCGCACTTCTCGCTTGGCGCGACCATTGCCGTGATCATCTGGCAGAACGCGCCGTTCTACATGATTCTGTTCCTCGCCGGCCTCTCGTCGATGCCGGCCGAAGTCAACGAAGCCGCGCTGCTCGACGGCGCTTCCGAGTGGACCATTTTCTGGCGCATCAAGCTTCCGCATCTGCAAGGCACGGTGCGCACCGCTGTGCTCCTGTCCGTGCTCGGCTCGCTGCGTTACTTCGATCTCGTCTTCGTCATGACCGGCGGCGGCCCCGAAGGCTCTTCCGAAGTGATGGCCACTTACATGTATCGCACGGTGTTCAGTTCGTTCCAGCTCGGCTACGGCAGCACCATCGGCTCGGCGATGTTCCTGATCGTTATCGCGGTGGCGGCGGTGTCGATGTACTTCACCCGTCGTTACGCAACCGAGGTCTGA